One part of the Solanum dulcamara chromosome 8, daSolDulc1.2, whole genome shotgun sequence genome encodes these proteins:
- the LOC129901533 gene encoding 40S ribosomal protein S15a-1 translates to MVRVSVLNDALKSMYNAEKRGKRQVMIRPSSKVIIKFLIVMQKHGYIGEFEYVDDHRSGKIVVELNGRLNKCGVISPRFDVGVKEIEGWTARLLPSRQFGYIVLTTSAGIMDHEEARRKNVGGKVLGFFY, encoded by the exons ATGGTACGTGTAAGTGTGTTGAATGATGCTCTTAAGAGCATGTACAATGCTGAGAAGAGGGGAAAGCGTCAGGTCATGATTAGACCTTCTTCAAAAGTCATCATCAAGTTTCTCATTGTCATGCAGAAGCATG GGTATATTGGAGAATTTGAGTATGTCGATGATCACAGGTCAGGAAAAATTGTTGTTGAACTGAATGGTAGGCTTAACAAATGTGGTGTCATTAGTCCTCGCTTTGATGTTGGAGTTAAGGAGATTGAAGGATGGACTGCAAGGTTGTTGCCTTCCAGACAG TTTggatatattgtactgaccacCTCTGCTGGTATCATGGACCACGAGGAAGCTAGAAGGAAAAATGTTGGTGGAAAGGTTCTTGGTTTCTTTTATTAA